Proteins from a genomic interval of Aquabacterium olei:
- a CDS encoding flavin-containing monooxygenase, with the protein MNTAHAARPVVHQVEVAIAGAGFGGLAMAIQLQKHGIHDFLILEKAGEVGGAWRDNHYPGAACDVQSHMYSYSFEKKSDWTKRYAPWHEIQQYILDTVKKHNLRPKIHFNQEVVSAVFNEGTGRWVIKTAGGETIMARHWVLASGPLHVPAFPDIKGLDTFQGKVMHSAQWDHGYDLKGKRVASLGTGGSAIQYVPEIAPKVGKLHVFQRTPAWVIPRDERSYSGLRKAMFKALPFTQTLHRWRCYWTNESRLWPILNPWMARIGEGLLKKFIAYQVKDPALVKKLTPDYTLGCKRILISNKWYPAFNRPNVELVTDAISHFTETGIVTKDGRERKLDCVILGTGFVVDPRIYMKSFELRGLNGHTVQEDWKVSPTSYYGITTANYPNMYQLVGPHTGLGHNSIIFMIEAQVNYIIECIKLVKRKNADWIDVKPQAMQRFLGEMTQSLKGTVWSSGCKSWYQTADGINFAIWPKSTWRYWLETRSVKEADYVFGKCKAHAVTGAMGTPAGLAGQAMARMGQPR; encoded by the coding sequence ATGAACACCGCACACGCTGCTCGCCCCGTCGTTCATCAGGTCGAAGTGGCCATTGCCGGCGCCGGCTTCGGCGGCCTGGCCATGGCCATTCAGCTGCAGAAGCACGGCATCCACGACTTCCTGATCCTCGAGAAGGCGGGCGAAGTCGGTGGGGCCTGGCGCGACAACCATTACCCCGGCGCAGCATGCGACGTGCAGTCGCACATGTACTCGTACTCGTTCGAGAAGAAATCGGACTGGACCAAGCGCTATGCCCCCTGGCACGAGATCCAGCAGTACATCCTCGACACCGTCAAGAAGCACAACCTGCGTCCCAAGATCCACTTCAACCAGGAGGTGGTGAGCGCCGTGTTCAACGAAGGCACGGGCCGTTGGGTGATCAAGACCGCCGGCGGCGAAACCATCATGGCGCGCCACTGGGTGCTCGCCTCGGGCCCGCTGCATGTGCCGGCCTTCCCCGACATCAAGGGCCTGGACACCTTCCAGGGCAAGGTGATGCACTCGGCGCAGTGGGACCACGGCTACGACCTCAAGGGCAAGCGCGTGGCCTCGCTCGGCACCGGCGGCTCGGCCATCCAGTACGTGCCCGAGATTGCGCCCAAGGTGGGCAAGCTGCACGTCTTCCAGCGCACGCCGGCGTGGGTCATCCCGCGTGACGAACGCAGCTACTCGGGCCTGCGCAAGGCGATGTTCAAGGCCCTGCCCTTCACGCAGACGCTGCACCGCTGGCGTTGCTACTGGACGAACGAATCGCGCCTGTGGCCCATCCTGAATCCGTGGATGGCGCGCATCGGCGAAGGCCTGCTCAAGAAGTTCATCGCCTACCAGGTGAAGGACCCGGCGCTGGTCAAGAAGCTCACGCCCGACTACACGCTGGGCTGCAAGCGCATCCTGATTTCGAACAAGTGGTATCCGGCCTTCAACCGGCCCAACGTCGAGTTGGTGACCGACGCGATCTCGCACTTCACCGAAACCGGCATCGTCACGAAGGACGGCCGGGAGCGCAAGCTCGACTGCGTGATCCTGGGCACCGGCTTCGTGGTCGACCCGCGCATCTACATGAAGAGCTTCGAACTGCGCGGCCTGAACGGCCACACCGTGCAGGAGGACTGGAAGGTCAGCCCCACCAGCTACTACGGCATCACCACGGCCAACTACCCGAACATGTACCAGTTGGTCGGGCCGCACACGGGCCTGGGGCACAACTCCATCATCTTCATGATCGAGGCGCAGGTGAACTACATCATCGAGTGCATCAAGCTGGTCAAGCGCAAGAACGCCGATTGGATCGACGTGAAGCCCCAGGCGATGCAGCGCTTCCTGGGCGAGATGACACAGAGCCTCAAGGGCACGGTGTGGAGCTCGGGCTGCAAGAGCTGGTACCAGACGGCCGACGGCATCAACTTCGCGATCTGGCCGAAGTCGACGTGGCGCTACTGGCTGGAAACCCGCTCGGTGAAGGAGGCGGATTACGTCTTCGGCAAATGCAAGGCGCACGCGGTGACCGGCGCCATGGGCACACCGGCGGGCCTGGCCGGCCAGGCGATGGCGCGCATGGGCCAGCCGCGCTGA
- a CDS encoding PEP/pyruvate-binding domain-containing protein has translation MAADLHDTYFIGCLPRTATARLPVFQPAPDTMGFKAWNLLKMADMGLPVPPAFVLGTGWCHDAASRAAAAQPATWQAGLAALESRTGLRLGHGGRPLLLSVRSGAPVSMPGMMETLLNIGLCDATVPGLLRQTGHPRLVWDAYRRLVATYGEVVAGIDARHFEDATQALAGGRNERELDFAELRDLTHRHLMVYQQQAGHAFPQDPRVQLSGAITAVLASWQSERAQAYRASHGIADDIGTAVTVQTMVFGNAGGRSGAGVGFTRNPATGEPGLWVDFLFNAQGEDVVSGRHSAHGHTLLASVLPLTWHALQDAARHLERELGDMQDFEFTVQDGTLWMLQTRSGKRTPRATARIALDLLDEGLLSRAEAQARVRHLKPAHLTSRRVVGEDGAPLAPLAEAVPACDGVASGEIALDEARVQARQAQGVSTVLLRVDAETSDIAALERAEGLLTQRGARTSHAAVVARQLGKVCLVGCDALRIDLAARRVELGGQTFQEGETLTLDGHAGRIYRGVARTEADVPADLCARLAALQGDATG, from the coding sequence ATGGCGGCCGATCTGCACGACACCTACTTCATCGGGTGCCTGCCCAGGACGGCGACGGCGAGGCTGCCGGTGTTTCAGCCCGCTCCCGATACCATGGGGTTCAAGGCCTGGAACCTGTTGAAAATGGCCGACATGGGTCTGCCGGTGCCGCCGGCCTTTGTGCTGGGAACGGGCTGGTGCCACGATGCGGCATCCCGTGCGGCCGCAGCGCAGCCGGCCACCTGGCAGGCCGGGCTGGCCGCGCTGGAGTCGCGCACCGGGCTGAGGCTGGGCCATGGGGGCCGTCCGCTGTTGCTGTCGGTGCGATCGGGTGCGCCGGTGTCGATGCCCGGCATGATGGAAACGCTGCTCAACATCGGCCTGTGCGATGCCACCGTGCCGGGGCTGCTGCGGCAGACCGGGCACCCGCGCCTCGTCTGGGATGCTTACCGCCGCCTGGTCGCGACGTATGGCGAGGTGGTGGCTGGCATCGACGCCCGCCACTTCGAAGACGCCACGCAGGCGCTGGCGGGCGGACGCAATGAGCGAGAACTGGATTTCGCCGAACTGAGGGACCTCACGCACCGACACCTGATGGTGTACCAGCAACAGGCCGGACACGCGTTCCCGCAGGACCCGCGTGTGCAGCTGTCTGGGGCCATCACGGCCGTGCTCGCGTCCTGGCAGTCCGAGCGCGCGCAGGCTTACCGTGCCTCGCACGGCATCGCCGATGACATCGGCACCGCCGTGACCGTGCAGACCATGGTGTTCGGCAATGCGGGCGGGCGCTCGGGCGCGGGCGTGGGCTTCACGCGCAACCCCGCCACCGGCGAGCCCGGCCTCTGGGTCGACTTCCTGTTCAATGCGCAGGGCGAAGACGTGGTCTCGGGCCGCCACAGCGCGCACGGACACACCTTGCTCGCCAGCGTGCTGCCGCTGACCTGGCACGCCTTGCAGGACGCGGCCCGGCACCTCGAGCGTGAACTGGGCGACATGCAGGACTTCGAGTTCACCGTGCAGGACGGGACGCTGTGGATGCTGCAGACGCGCAGCGGCAAACGCACCCCGCGCGCGACGGCCCGCATCGCGCTGGACCTGCTGGATGAAGGCCTCCTTTCCCGGGCTGAAGCGCAGGCGCGCGTGCGCCACCTGAAGCCGGCTCACCTGACTTCCCGGCGCGTCGTGGGAGAGGATGGCGCGCCCCTGGCCCCGTTGGCCGAAGCCGTGCCGGCCTGTGATGGCGTGGCCAGCGGAGAGATCGCACTGGATGAAGCCCGCGTGCAGGCGCGTCAGGCGCAAGGCGTGTCGACCGTGCTGCTGCGGGTCGACGCCGAAACCAGCGACATCGCCGCGCTGGAGCGCGCCGAGGGCCTGCTGACCCAGCGCGGCGCACGGACGTCGCATGCCGCCGTGGTGGCTCGGCAGTTGGGCAAGGTCTGCCTGGTGGGCTGCGACGCCCTGCGCATCGACCTGGCGGCCCGCCGTGTGGAACTGGGCGGGCAGACCTTTCAGGAGGGCGAGACCCTCACCCTCGATGGCCACGCCGGCCGCATCTACCGCGGGGTGGCACGTACCGAGGCCGATGTGCCCGCCGACCTGTGTGCCCGCCTGGCGGCCCTGCAGGGCGACGCGACGGGCTGA
- a CDS encoding phosphate transport regulator → MLKKQAVASLGHRGLLMPVWVKAALAANDRLKVYLTVLQASALRAAHPDREPPDLSNELRAAGLEAAGWLHDMPAAASEVDGTLLLPELPALVSALSEDLAVMARPVLEACTDDVEPHARVGHWQDWLAGLKGEQLDRAQLRSLTHGQRHGDDSLHLLVMDLHKAINRLSAELASEVIDGAHVWQIDEADRACIRAFMRGLNRTAPLKFDHPGLDTAATRDGARLLLQNDIGTNDAHVLVIQVEDRHISLTYSDLHRSRFAFFQAMLGPLGGIWSGVESRQTAELNEGKAYTVGTVRFEPETDAALEATLEGIGARIVYLIDWNRARKRLLHFVDKVGAVAVLTAAAEAEAGHMGWLKAGGEHLIWQAMQDVDQGAFRIGDRLDEVLGAEGARHFLVDVLVRSSEALRRGEPAALLADEARMLLSRMVHQRGAGFDLLEEHAAWCHALAQGVSDVLLLGHDGLRDAAADLAARAKAWERRADHLVMQARQEAERRPRLAPVVQLLSLSDDVADALEEASFLMGLVADHHQQGWNAEVRQALSRLAQTVLQAVQEHVKALAIARTLDHASETNDTDAFLAATWNVVRAEKQCDELLRHARREILRSVHDAPALMLANDLALSLELASDRLLAAGYALRALVLDQSAKGA, encoded by the coding sequence ATGTTGAAAAAGCAGGCAGTGGCATCGCTGGGACATCGGGGGCTGCTGATGCCGGTCTGGGTGAAGGCCGCGCTGGCCGCCAACGACCGGCTGAAGGTCTACCTCACCGTGCTGCAGGCCTCTGCCCTGCGCGCGGCTCACCCGGACCGGGAGCCGCCTGACCTGTCGAACGAACTGCGTGCGGCCGGGCTCGAGGCGGCCGGCTGGCTGCACGACATGCCGGCGGCCGCCAGCGAGGTCGATGGCACCCTGCTGCTGCCCGAGTTGCCTGCGCTCGTTTCCGCGCTGAGCGAAGACCTCGCCGTGATGGCGCGCCCCGTGCTCGAGGCCTGCACCGATGACGTCGAGCCCCACGCCCGTGTCGGCCATTGGCAGGACTGGCTTGCGGGTCTGAAAGGCGAGCAGCTCGACCGGGCGCAACTGCGCAGCCTGACCCATGGTCAGCGGCATGGTGACGACAGCCTGCACCTGCTCGTCATGGACCTGCACAAGGCCATCAACCGCCTGTCTGCGGAGCTGGCCAGCGAGGTGATCGACGGTGCGCATGTCTGGCAGATCGACGAGGCCGACCGTGCCTGCATTCGCGCCTTCATGCGCGGCCTCAACCGTACCGCGCCCTTGAAGTTCGATCACCCCGGCCTGGACACGGCAGCGACGCGCGATGGCGCCCGGCTGCTGCTGCAGAACGACATCGGCACCAACGATGCCCATGTGCTCGTCATCCAGGTCGAGGACCGTCACATCAGTCTGACCTACTCCGATCTTCACCGCAGCCGGTTCGCGTTCTTCCAGGCCATGCTCGGGCCACTGGGCGGCATCTGGTCGGGCGTCGAATCGCGGCAGACTGCCGAGCTGAACGAGGGCAAGGCCTACACGGTCGGCACCGTGCGTTTCGAGCCCGAGACCGATGCGGCCCTGGAGGCCACGCTGGAGGGCATCGGCGCCCGCATCGTCTACCTGATCGACTGGAACCGCGCGCGCAAGCGCCTGCTGCACTTCGTGGACAAGGTGGGCGCCGTGGCGGTGCTGACCGCGGCGGCCGAGGCGGAAGCGGGCCACATGGGCTGGCTGAAGGCGGGTGGCGAGCACCTGATCTGGCAGGCCATGCAGGACGTGGATCAGGGCGCCTTCCGCATCGGCGACCGCCTGGACGAGGTGCTGGGCGCTGAGGGGGCCCGCCATTTCCTGGTGGACGTGCTGGTCCGGTCCAGCGAAGCCTTGCGACGCGGTGAGCCGGCGGCCCTGCTGGCCGATGAGGCCCGCATGCTGCTGTCGCGCATGGTGCACCAGCGCGGCGCCGGCTTCGACCTGCTGGAAGAACACGCCGCCTGGTGCCACGCCCTGGCTCAGGGTGTGAGCGATGTGCTGCTGCTGGGCCATGACGGCCTGCGTGATGCCGCTGCCGACCTGGCCGCGCGGGCCAAGGCCTGGGAGCGTCGCGCCGACCATCTGGTGATGCAGGCGCGGCAGGAGGCCGAGCGCCGGCCGCGCCTGGCGCCGGTGGTTCAACTGTTGAGCCTGTCTGACGACGTGGCGGATGCGCTGGAAGAGGCCTCCTTCCTGATGGGACTGGTGGCCGACCACCATCAGCAGGGCTGGAACGCCGAGGTGCGGCAGGCCTTGTCCCGGCTGGCGCAGACGGTGTTGCAGGCGGTGCAGGAACACGTCAAGGCGCTCGCCATTGCGCGCACACTGGATCACGCCAGCGAGACCAACGACACCGACGCGTTTCTTGCCGCCACCTGGAATGTGGTGCGCGCCGAGAAGCAGTGCGACGAGCTGCTGCGCCATGCGCGACGCGAGATCCTGCGCAGCGTGCACGATGCGCCCGCACTGATGCTGGCCAACGACCTGGCCCTGAGCCTCGAGCTTGCATCCGACCGCCTCCTGGCCGCCGGCTATGCCCTGCGCGCGCTCGTGCTCGATCAGTCTGCCAAGGGAGCCTGA